The following coding sequences are from one Plasmodium knowlesi strain H genome assembly, chromosome: 9 window:
- a CDS encoding tRNA m(1)G methyltransferase, putative, translating into MGNTEGVDKAEGEVTEISAKGKEEGHVENSNDDLDEGSRLLASLANVVDQKDVDKVNKRGKKKTKKEKKKEKREYLKEKRKKNRPEEKKKRKEKKKNELLKILNGLNSSERIQFLNERRVIREEKKKKRQEFLMKAYNEGYKICYNCSFLSQMGEKEVSSLAKQVFLGYHYMIKEQLPVQFHFTSLINSDEFYTQLSEKYALEKWRVHIHQEDYWNLFPREKIVVLSPDAEEELTEVRDDEVYVISALVDRSVSKNLSFSQASLHNLVTKKLPIEKYFKKKKSNVLNVNTVVEILISFLKNKNWMKVFKECVPQKKVLCFCNGASTEGHRDEEADGDDEKKTDERYLEDNEKKYVNPDPL; encoded by the exons ATGGGTAATACAGAAGGGGTAGATAAAGCTGAGGGGGAAGTTACGGAAATTTCAgccaaggggaaggaggaaggtCATGTGGAAAATTCAAACGACGATCTCGATGAAGGGAGCAGACTCCTTGCCAGCCTCGCCAACGTGGTGGACCAGAAGGACGTGGACAAAGTAAACaagaggggaaagaaaaaaacgaaaaaggaaaaaaaaaaagaaaaaagagaatacctaaaagaaaagaggaagaaaaacagacctgaagaaaaaaagaaaagaaaagaaaaaaaaaaaaatgaattgttgaaaatattaaatggTCTGAATTCAAGTGAGAGGATACAGTTTCTAAACGAAAGGAGAGTTATacgagaagagaaaaaaaaaaagaggcaagaATTTTTAATGAAAGCATACAATGAGGGATATAAAATCTGCTACAACTGTAGTTTTTTAAGTCAGATGGGAGAGAAAGAAGTGTCCAGTTTAGCCAAGCAGGTTTTTCTGGGATATCACTACATGATCAAGGAGCAGTTGCCTGTGCAGTTCCATTTTACTAGCTTGATCAACAGTGACGAATTCTACACGCAGCTTAGTGAGAAGTATGCGTTGGAAAAGTGGCGTGTCCACATTCACCAGGAGGATTATTGGAATTTGTTCCCAAGAGAAAAGATTGTAGTGTTGTCGCCCGATGCGGAGGAG GAACTGACCGAAGTTCGAGACGATGAGGTGTATGTCATTTCTGCGCTGGTCGATCGGAGCGTTTCAAAG AATTTGTCCTTCTCCCAAGCGTCCCTGCACAACTTAGTGACGAAAAAATTACCCATAGAG aaatattttaaaaaaaaaaaaagcaacgtACTGAACGTTAACACTGTGGTGGAGATTTTAAttagttttttaaaaaacaaaaactgGATGAAGGTTTTCAAGGAGTGTgtaccacaaaaaaaagtgctcTGCTTCTGTAACGGTGCCTCAACAGAGGGACACAGAGATGAAGAGGCAGACGGGGATgacgagaaaaaaacagatgaACGGTATTTAGAGGATAACGAAAAGAAGTACGTCAACCCGGATCCGTTATGA
- a CDS encoding splicing factor U2AF small subunit, putative — MAEHLARIIGTEEDRVNCPFFWKIGACRHGDQCSRSHYKPNSAQTLVIRHMYDNPPMAVAIAEGQMVEDEVLDKAADHFEEFYEEVFEELMKYGEIEDMVVCDNIGDHIIGNVYIKYTHEDYAEKAVKELNGRFYAGKPLQIEYTPVTDFREARCRQFVDGQCRRGGYCNFMHIKHVPRSVKRKLYKRMYKKFPEYKKRRKTKDGSEDGHYDSHRDRGTRDKHRRDKYGDSYHSSRRRNRSRSRSRNRDDADGDSDGASRRHKYPRRENSAERREKIERWNKEREMKNMQKDDDDEQHASQEDPVGNV, encoded by the coding sequence ATGGCCGAGCATCTGGCACGGATCATCGGAACAGAAGAGGACAGAGTTAATTGTCCCTTCTTTTGGAAAATAGGCGCGTGTCGCCATGGCGATCAATGTAGTCGAAGCCACTACAAGCCAAACAGTGCCCAAACGTTAGTCATTCGTCACATGTACGACAACCCCCCAATGGCCGTTGCAATTGCGGAAGGGCAGATGGTGGAGGATGAAGTGTTGGACAAAGCAGCGGaccattttgaagaattCTACGAAGAAGTCTTTGAGGAATTAATGAAGTATGGCGAAATTGAAGATATGGTTGTATGTGACAATATAGGAGATCACATCATAGgaaatgtgtacataaaatacacacacgAGGATTATGCAGAGAAGGCTGTGAAAGAGTTGAATGGGAGATTTTATGCGGGAAAGCCGTTACAAATTGAGTACACGCCTGTGACAGACTTCAGGGAGGCGAGGTGCAGGCAGTTTGTCGATGGTCAATGCCGACGGGGTGGGTACTGTAACTTTATGCATATCAAACATGTACCCAGATCCGTTAAGCGGAAGCTGTATAAACGAATGTATAAGAAATTTCCAGAATataagaaaaggaggaaaacgaaAGATGGCTCTGAGGACGGGCATTACGACAGCCACAGGGATAGAGGCACTAGGGACAAACATAGGCGTGACAAATACGGGGACAGTTACCACTCTTCTAGACGCAGGAATAGGAGTAGAAGTCGCAGTAGGAACCGTGATGATGCGGATGGGGACAGCGACGGTGCCAGTAGGAGACATAAATATCCTAGGCGAGAAAATAGTGCCGAGCgcagagaaaaaattgagaGGTGGAATAAGGAGCgagaaatgaagaatatgcaaaaggatgatgatgatgagcaGCATGCCTCCCAGGAGGATCCGGTCGGGAACGTGTAA
- a CDS encoding ubiquitin transferase, putative gives MFNGESKSRKINLSGKKNVILNKDSFIERAKKEKEIHLNLTRRKNAFKIIGNYVRFKKCIEKRRNEIKSLIGKRISDVMLLQNLVAPDVYERALRICLHEFSLSSTFLYSSPSCYYYYKGMNFVSLYPPVKYLLDVLKLYGKVGQLDEPHSVREAKTQKDATEQGKHSKKKEEIHVRNKFLYRHKKEIQVLLNHLDVLLGEYNLYGENIYGEYRYAVRNVSCSQGKFSPSVDAQRKKYDNGQMVCMYHMYNFILNKSFCVYMEKEIMNSLEESTLENNPRNDKNVLESLHKISDYIILTMDGIINILRKLLLSYEAKQIAKCSSTKLLIYLCDLIYIFLFSLKMKGKEIKQDRVEEVKGKVNLLLQFLCICVDNLKDCHSLYIAFFKYPIYDIFSTPIDLKKELGMMKLLLLKIVNRTYSGHHVTMMQELIYSNEKVFLHLDKYHLFNHASFDGKNISGVNLFKNMLLFVQMNEAMVQDNALNILLECYLFLSLRYHPYVYKVCGEGREKVDGANEVDGRVDQMGGNFGIGGGNQHGDRTDGDGNTHINEEPDFASLPSAALWSNTNPDHNQTEDIGGKKRSASFGGGSWEQSSPNKKKEVNTNDGKAQVRGLLSHMGFYYTRGVVDSLVRICKKGGFKRLDALMFLLLPFRTIHKRIFHRYRNYYEFVKSINNQQTLVIGGRRNRFINQGGVSHGENRREELSRSGSLPRGSARGSLISERASSPWNGSTYGLLSQTKHLSKDQSMQKTTWGVHKHIRLFSLRNLIREKGKRGKRLCDGDLLSNDIILKMKKILIEHDMHIYLVREVYLLWFINCKGNDTQFFKYLSAFPYFDHTIVSIYISSLCFLLHYYVVANMFVNLIDIQSFKLCKNFMSGLAFKKVCKLLLMSLWVILKKSMYAINCEVVNRLACEEKGIVGVGEDSDLEELTEAINEEDTYNDEDEQFEREMNRKEERAIEEIESGVAHQEGGRSSDGECHSEEPFNKEDLCEPLRCYQEIPITLSETEEAFFLDNAPVIPNCRAEDLLEELDSLGTDEPSSMRGLFPSSAHHLMNRGMHFSSCDTYDGIGIANKTGPGSGLKSSIHNNGGGEDASAIISTLISYLLYNGDRRGLNCVLPRLLKKLYKVNGYVHLFEEDFFVIKETSNLLKNRFNIIGDQNNGGSSSNQMNSANTWSSHYDSESHLFIDKNDAYLNYNIKHVNELANYLLRFTPFTLPFDDRILIFYNNRNKSKESIRDDSRFSLVDVKHHLIRRTHIVEDAYILLHTLDSTQVKQNIRVAFIDHSGNEETGIDGGGLFKEFMILLCREIFHSKFFLFDYVHNGTLYPKRFHSNDNLNLYTFAGKVIGKAIYERILIESVFNDVFLSFLLCDDINLDVDIDINDLYFIDKHVFKSLLYIQNTPHVENLSLTFCIYERKKPDVGDVRKYEDIISYFQALEKQISGGTVTGAVTGAATSGGNVSAGRAGGNVVRHFFSQTGMSPDHDNINSFFNIIDNLDALIHTLDRNLSSLSPVPLEDDVLPHVNRTERHPGANYNDDSPMAQMLLRRNELNSSPTSNGVLLGSDGEVLTYPLRNANDVDSEGGKGDPSGGGIDDPSGGGMDDPSGGGMDDPSGGGIDDPSGGGMNDPSGGGMNDPSGGGKCTKQAEELECIDLIQNGRNILVDDKNKKLYIKLYINYKFKKMVQKKTQAFLKGLSELIPSRWLKLFNAHELKTLISGNDKCFDVDDLKRNVVYGGGYNGNSQTVINLYDILKTFSPKEKSLFLMFVTSCSRSPLLGFQELYPKFCIFRVGDHTRLPTASTCVNLLKLPDYASREILRKNLLTAISGTQGFDLS, from the coding sequence ATGTTTAATGGAGAAAGCAAAAGCAGGAAGATCAATCTGagcggaaagaaaaatgtcaTCCTCAACAAGGACTCATTCATCGAGAGGgccaaaaaggagaaagaaattcaCCTGAACTTAACACGGAGGAAAAACGCTTTTAAGATAATTGGCAACTATgtaagatttaaaaaatgtattgagaaaaggagaaacgaaATTAAGAGCCTGATTGGGAAGAGAATCAGCGATGTGATGTTGTTGCAGAACCTGGTCGCTCCAGATGTGTATGAGAGAGCCTTGCGAATATGTCTCCATGAATTTTCACTGAGCTCCACCTTTCTGTACTCCAGTCCGAGTTGCTACTACTATTATAAGGGCATGAACTTTGTGAGTTTGTACCCTCCAGTGAAATATCTTCTGGATGTGTTAAAGCTCTATGGAAAAGTGGGGCAACTGGATGAACCCCATTCGGTGAGGGAGGCGAAAACACAAAAGGATGCAACTGAACAGGGAAAGCACtcaaagaagaaggaagaaatccaTGTTAGAAATAAATTCCTATACAgacataaaaaggaaatacaaGTTTTACTTAACCATTTGGATGTTCTTCTTGGAGAGTATAATTTATATggtgaaaatatatatggagAGTACCGCTATGCCGTGAGAAATGTGAGCTGTAGCCAGGGGAAATTTTCCCCTAGCGTAGATGCCCAACGGAAAAAATACGACAATGGACAGATGGTATGCATGTACCACATGTATAACTTCATTTTGAATAAGTCTTTCTGTGTTTacatggagaaggaaataatgaACTCTCTGGAAGAGAGTACTTTGGAGAACAATCCCCGTAATGATAAGAACGTATTGGAATCACTTCACAAAATAAGCGACTACATTATTTTAACGATGGATGGAATCATCAACATTTTGAGAAAGCTACTCCTCTCTTATGAAGCGAAGCAAATTGCCAAGTGCAGCTCCACCAAGCTACTGATTTACCTCTGTgatcttatatatatattcttattCTCTCTAAAgatgaagggaaaagaaataaaacaagATCGTGTAGAGGAGGTAAAAGGAAAGGTCAACTTGCTCCTACAGTTTCTTTGTATATGTGTGGATAACCTAAAGGATTGCCATTCTTTGTATATAGCTTTCTTCAAGTACCCAATTTAcgatattttttccacccctaTTGATCTGAAGAAGGAACTTGGGATGATGAAATTGTTGCTTCTGAAAATTGTTAACAGAACTTATTCTGGACATCACGTAACTATGATGCAGGAGTTGATCTACTCAAATGAAAAggtttttctccatttggacAAGTACCATTTGTTTAATCATGCATCATTCGACGGGAAGAATATATCCGGAGTGAACTTGTTTAAGAATATGCTTTTGTTTGTTCAGATGAATGAAGCCATGGTGCAGGATAACGCTTTGAATATCCTGTTGGAGTGTTACTTATTTCTGTCGCTGAGGTATCACCCGTATGTGTACAAGGTATGTGgagagggaagagaaaaggtcGACGGTGCAAATGAAGTAGACGGACGGGTGGATCAAATGGGTGGAAATTTCGGCATAGGTGGGGGTAACCAGCATGGCGATAGAACAGATGGAGATGGTAATACCCATATAAATGAGGAACCCGACTTTGCCTCCCTACCCAGCGCAGCTTTATGGAGCAATACCAATCCGGACCACAACCAAACGGAAGACataggggggaagaagaggtCGGCCTCGTTCGGGGGAGGCTCATGGGAGCAATCATCtccaaataaaaagaaagaagtgaACACAAATGATGGGAAGGCACAAGTTCGGGGGCTCTTATCACACATGGGCTTTTATTATACCAGAGGGGTAGTCGATTCTTTAGTACGAATTTGTAAGAAGGGGGGATTTAAAAGATTGGATGCACTGatgttccttcttcttccttttagaACCATTCATAAGAGAATCTTCCATCGTTACAGGAACTATTACGAATTTGTTAAAAGTATTAACAATCAGCAAACGCTCGTGATTGGGGGTCGGAGAAATCGTTTCATCAATCAGGGTGGAGTATCCCATGGTGAGAATAGAAGGGAGGAGCTGTCCCGAAGTGGAAGCCTCCCAAGGGGCTCTGCTAGGGGATCCCTCATAAGCGAACGGGCAAGCTCTCCTTGGAATGGCTCAACGTACGGGTTACTGTCTCAGACGAAGCACCTCTCAAAAGACCAATCGATGCAGAAGACAACGTGGGGAGTTCATAAGCATATCCGCCTGTTCAGCCTAAGAAACCTCATCagggagaagggaaaaagagggaaacgGTTATGTGATGGAGATCTCCTAAGCAATGATATCATAttgaagatgaagaaaatccTCATCGAGCATGACATGCACATCTACCTCGTGAGAGAAGTGTACCTACTCTGGTTTATCAATTGTAAAGGAAACGATACCCAGTTCTTTAAGTATCTCTCCGCCTTCCCCTACTTCGACCACACCATTgtctctatatatatttcgtcTCTTTGTTTCCTCCTACACTACTACGTGGTGGCTAATATGTTTGTGAACTTGATAGATATTCAGAGTTTTAAATTGTGCAAGAATTTTATGAGTGGGTTGGCATTTAAGAAGGTATGCAAATTGCTACTCATGTCCTTGTGGGTGATACTGAAGAAGTCCATGTATGCTATTAATTGCGAGGTGGTGAATCGGCTAGCTTGTGAAGAGAAAGGAATTGTGGGTGTGGGGGAGGACAGCGACCTGGAGGAATTGACGGAAGCCATCAACGAGGAGGATACATACAACGATGAGGATGAGCAATTTGAGCGTGAGATGaacaggaaggaagagagggCTATAGAGGAGATTGAAAGTGGGGTTGCCCATCAGGAGGGTGGTCGTAGTAGTGATGGAGAATGTCACAGCGAAGAACCCTTCAATAAGGAAGACTTGTGCGAACCCCTACGCTGCTATCAGGAGATTCCCATTACACTGAGTGAGACGGAAGAAGCGTTTTTCCTGGATAATGCACCAGTTATACCCAACTGCAGAGCGGAGGATCTTCTGGAGGAACTGGACTCGCTTGGCACAGATGAGCCTTCCTCCATGAGAGGGCTCTTCCCTTCAAGCGCACACCATTTGATGAATCGAGGAATGCATTTCTCATCGTGCGACACATATGATGGGATCGGAATAGCCAACAAGACTGGCCCCGGTAGTGGATTAAAAAGTAGCATACACAACAACGGAGGTGGTGAAGACGCGTCGGCAATCATCTCTACGTTAATAAGTTACCTTCTGTACAATGGGGATAGAAGAGGACTGAACTGTGTACTTCCTCGTCTGTTGAAAAAGTTGTACAAGGTGAATGGGTACGTGCATCTGTTTGAGGAGGATTTTTTCGTAATCAAGGAAACAAGCAATTTGTTAAAGAATCGGTTTAACATTATTGGAGACCAGAATAACGGAGGAAGTAGCTCCAATCAAATGAACAGCGCCAATACATGGAGTAGTCACTACGATTCAGAATCACATCTCTTCATCGATAAAAATGATGCATACCTGAATTACAACATCAAGCATGTAAACGAATTGGCGAACTACCTCTTGAGATTTACTCCGTTCACCCTCCCTTTTGATGATCGTATATTAATTTTCTACAACAATAGGAACAAGTCGAAGGAGAGTATCCGAGATGATAGCAGGTTCAGTTTGGTAGATGTAAAGCACCACTTGATTAGGAGAACCCACATAGTGGAggatgcatatatattgCTTCATACGTTAGATTCTACTCAGGTCAAACAAAATATTAGAGTCGCTTTTATTGATCATAGTGGTAATGAAGAAACTGGCATAGATGGAGGAGGATTGTTTAAAGAATTCATGATACTTTTATGTAGAGAAATTTTccattcaaaattttttctctttgatTATGTACACAATGGGACACTCTACCCCAAGAGGTTCCACTCAAATGATAATTTGAATCTATATACTTTTGCTGGTAAGGTAATTGGCAAGGCTATTTACGAGCGCATACTTATTGAATCCGTTTTCAATGATGTCTTCTTAAGCTTTCTCCTTTGTGATGATATAAACTTAGATGTAGACATAGACATTAATGATTTGTATTTTATTGATAAGCATGTTTTCAAGAGCTTACTCTACATTCAGAATACCCCCCATGTGGAGAATCTGTCTCTAACCTTTTGCATCTACGAGAGGAAGAAACCCGATGTGGGGGATGTACGTAAGTATGAGGATATCATTAGTTACTTTCAGGCCCTGGAAAAACAGATCTCTGGGGGGACAGTGACGGGTGCAGTGACGGGTGCAGCCACAAGTGGAGGAAATGTGAGTGCAGGTCGTGCGGGAGGAAACGTTGTGAGGCACTTCTTCTCCCAGACGGGAATGTCCCCTGACCATGACAACATCAACAGCTTCTTCAACATCATCGATAATTTGGACGCATTGATACATACCCTGGATAGGAATCTTTCTTCACTTTCGCCGGTGCCCCTGGAGGATGATGTACTACCCCATGTTAATAGAACAGAGAGGCACCCTGGTGCCAACTACAACGATGATTCACCCATGGCGCAGATGCTCTTGCGGCGAAACGAGCTAAATTCCAGTCCCACTTCGAATGGTGTTCTGCTAGGCTCAGATGGAGAGGTTTTGACGTACCCCCTGCGCAACGCCAACGACGTTGATTCGGAAGGCGGGAAGGGTGATCCGTCAGGAGGAGGCATAGACGACCCGTCAGGAGGAGGCATGGACGACCCGTCAGGAGGAGGCATGGACGACCCGTCAGGAGGAGGCATAGACGACCCGTCAGGAGGAGGCATGAACGACCCGTCAGGAGGAGGCATGAACGACCCGTCAGGAGGAGGGAAATGCACAAAACAAGCGGAAGAGCTAGAGTGCATCGACCTCATTCAAAACGGAAGGAACATATTAGTGGACGACAAGAACAAGAAGCTATacataaaattatatataaattataagtttaaaaaaatggtgcagaaaaaaacacaggCTTTTTTGAAAGGCCTTTCCGAACTGATACCTTCAAGATGGCTAAAACTTTTTAATGCCCATGAATTGAAAACCCTTATTTCAGGGAACGACAAATGTTTCGATGTAGACGATTTGAAAAGGAATGTTGTTTACGGTGGAGGGTACAATGGAAATAGCCAAACTGTGATAAATCTAtatgatattttaaaaactttttctccaaagGAGAAGAGCCTTTTCCTCATGTTTGTGACTAGTTGCTCTAGATCCCCTCTGCTTGGCTTTCAGGAACTGTACCCGAAGTTCTGCATATTTCGTGTAGGGGATCATACGAGGCTTCCAACTGCGTCCACTTGCGTGAACCTACTGAAATTGCCGGACTACGCGTCTAGGGAGATCCTACGAAAGAACCTCCTTACGGCGATAAGCGGAACACAGGGGTTTGACCTCAGCTAA
- a CDS encoding AP-4 complex subunit mu, putative, translated as MVVSQFYILSPRGDTIINRDFRGDVSKGSGEMFFRNVKLHKGGDAPPLFYLNGIHFTYLKYNNLYFVFTSLFNTSPSYILELLYRLVKIVKDFCGHISEEVIRANFILIYEIVDEIIDYGYIQNSNTESIRHLIHNEISATYDVCLGGGNAGASSSGSSITAGGVASAVGNTVGNSITSISKSTKKLANLSNFSMKNSNTLPSNASQKPIQLNEKKNEIFIDIVEKINLIMNFKGEIIYSYVDGVIQVKSYLQGTPYIKIALNEDLYIKNLHSDNTNNVIIDDCNFNHLVNLSQFEREKILSLYQPDGECILMNYRINNNFKAPFRIYASVTYGPNHTVELCIRIRLDIPSQYTCTNVFVNCNLCKHITNVHLDQSCASDLFSAQYIANENRLLWTIKKFKGESEHSIRSKITLSPGYTFCKRDFGPIYMLFEIPMFNLSKLRIKYLRIIENYKSSNTHRWVRYITQSSSYVYRLH; from the exons ATGGTAGTGTCGCAGTTCTACATTTTGTCCCCTCGAGGGGACACCATCATCAATAGAGATTTCCGAGGAGACGTATCCAAAGGAAGTggagaaatgttttttcgaAATGTAAAGCTACACAAGGGAGGAGATGCACCACCATTGTTTTATCTAAATGGAATTCATTTTACCTACTTGAAATATAATAATCTCTACTTTGTATTTACTTCCTTGTTTAATACATCGCCAAGTTATATCTTGGAACTTCTCTATCGGCTGGTTAAAATAGTAAAGGATTTCTGTGGACATATAAGTGAGGAAGTGATCCGCGCGAACTTCATTTTAATTTACGAGATCGTTGATGAAATAATTGACTATGGATATATTCAGAATAGCAATACAGAAAGCATTCGCCATTTAATTCATAACGAAATAAGTGCAACGTATGATGTTTGTCTGGGTGGTGGGAACGCAGGTGCCTCTTCCAGTGGTAGCAGTATTACTGCGGGGGGAGTAGCCAGTGCTGTGGGGAATACCGTTGGAAATAGTATAACGAGTATTAGCAAGAGTACTAAGAAGCTAGCCAACCTTTCTAACTTTAGCatgaaaaattcaaacaCATTACCATCCAATGCATCGCAAAAACCGATacaattaaatgaaaaaaaaaacgaaatctTCATTGATATTGTAGAGAAAATTAACCTCATCATGaattttaaaggagaaattatttACTCCTATGTTGATGGGGTTATTCAAGTTAAATCTTACCTACAAGGAACCCCCTATATCAAAATCGCTTTAAATGAAGATCTCTACATCAAGAATCTCCATTCGGATAACACCAATAACGTTATTATTGATGATTGTAACTTTAACCATTTGGTTAATCTGTCTCAGTTCGAACGGGAGAAAATTCTTTCTCTTTACCAACCGGATGGGGAATGCATCCTCATGAACTACCGGATTAACAACAACTTCAAGGCACCCTTCCGCATCTATGCGAGTGTCACCTATGGCCCCAATCACACG GTCGAGCTCTGCATCCGTATCCGTCTGGACATTCCCTCACAGTACACCTGTACGAACGTGTTCGTTAACTGCAACCTCTGCAAACATATAACCAACGTACACCTGGACCAGAGCTGCGCCTCAGACCTTTTTTCAGCGCAGTACATTGCGAACGAGAACCGCCTTCTGTGGACCATAAAAAAGTTCAAG GGCGAGAGCGAACACAGCATACGATCGAAAATAACGCTGAGTCCAGGGTACACGTTCTGCAAAAGGGACTTTGGCCCCATCTACATGCTCTTCGAGATACCCATGTTTAACTTATCGAAACTCAGAATCAAGTATCTACGGATCATCGAGAATTACAAATCTTCCAACACGCACAGGTGGGTCAGGTACATCACGCAATCGTCTTCGTATGTCTATCGTCTGCACTGA